Proteins encoded in a region of the Coffea eugenioides isolate CCC68of chromosome 4, Ceug_1.0, whole genome shotgun sequence genome:
- the LOC113768391 gene encoding transcription factor bHLH68-like isoform X2, which translates to MMAGNPNWWSMNSMHPQSHQHQQFPSTTTFHSPAPPPPPLPPQYNLYGGSSSPLSANSLSDHHPNQDFPRSWRQLLLGGLANEQERFVGSPFQNKKLENWEDQTLNPSLRVPVSDVKQEVALSTSVLFGAAADEEFQASTRPSWSQVVQASSPTSCVTSLSSNLLNFSSSKAEGRNQNPENSSECNSSIAGGVSKKPRIQHSTAQPALKTDTASVLSEAIGYIRFLQAQIEALSSPYLGNVSGGSGSMGQGHQQQSVVQDRPKDLKSRGLCLVPISCTQHVGSDNGADYWAPALGGGF; encoded by the exons TCCTTCCACCACTACTTTTCATTCACctgctcctcctcctcctcctcttcctccACAGTATAATTTGTATGGCGGATCTTCTTCACCTCTTTCTGCCAACTCTTTGTCTGATCATCATCCCAACCAAGACTTCCCACGCTCATGGAGACAACTGCTCTT GGGTGGGTTAGCTAATGAACAAGAAAGGTTTGTTGGCAGTCCTTTTCAAAACAAGAAGTTGGAGAACTGGGAAGACCAGACTTTGAACCCATCTTTAAGAGTTCCTGTTTCTGATGTGAAACAAGAGGTTGCTCTAAGTACTAGCGTACTTTTTGGAGCTGCTGCAGATGAGGAATTTCAAGCTTCTACTAGGCCTTCTTGGTCACAAGTCGTGCAAGCATCTTCTCCGACCTCTTGTGTTACAAGTTTAAGCAGTAACCTATTGAACTTCTCTAGTAGCAAAGCTGAAGGAAGGAATCAAAATCCAGAAAATTCATCTGAG TGCAACAGCTCGATAGCCGGTGGTGTGTCTAAGAAGCCTAGGATTCAACACTCCACAGCCCAACCAGCTCTTAAG ACTGACACTGCTTCTGTCTTATCAGAAGCTATTGGGTATATCAGATTCCTTCAGGCCCAAATTGAG GCACTTTCCTCTCCGTACTTGGGTAATGTATCAGGAGGATCAGGGAGCATGGGTCAGGGTCACCAACAACAATCT GTTGTCCAAGATCGGCCTAAGGACTTGAAGAGTAGAGGGTTATGCCTGGTTCCCATATCTTGTACTCAGCACGTCGGAAGTGATAACGGAGCAGATTACTGGGCTCCAGCTCTTGGCGGAGGATTCTAG
- the LOC113768181 gene encoding probable inactive nicotinamidase At3g16190 isoform X2, which translates to MAETDSKWKKTALLVIDMQNDFILPGGPMLVKGGQAIVPNVIKAVEVARGRGIPIIWVVREHDPLGRDVELFRRHLYSPGKPKPTSKGSFGAELVDGLEIKGDDYKLVKTRFSAFFNTHLHSYLQGAGISNLVITGVQTPNCIRQTVFDAVALDYQSVTVIIDATAAATPEIHVGMQCMSSITSQIYWT; encoded by the exons ATGGCCGAAACTGATAGTAAATGGAAGAAGACTGCTCTTCTGGTCATAGACATGCAG AATGATTTTATCCTCCCAGGAGGTCCAATGCTCGTTAAAGGTGGGCAAGCTATTGTTCCCAACGTCATCAAGGCTGTAGAGGTTGCCAGAGGCCGGGGCATCCCTATAATTTGG GTTGTTCGTGAGCACGACCCTTTAGGGAGAGACGTCGAATTATTCCGTAGGCATTTGTACTCTCCGGGGAAACCAAAACCAACATCTAAGGGCAGTTTTGGAGCAGAATTAGTTGATGGCCTTGAAATTAAGGGAGATGATTATAAGCTGGTGAAGACACGTTTCAGTGCGTTTTTCAATACCCACCTTCATTCATATCTTCAGGGTGCTGGAATTAGTAATTTAGTTATCACCG GTGTCCAAACTCCAAATTGTATCCGGCAAACTGTCTTCGATGCAGTGGCATTGGATTATCAATCTGTAACTGTAATTATTGATGCTACAGCTGCTGCTACACCTGAAATACATGTTGGTATGCAATGCATGTCTTCAATCACATCA CAAATATACTGGACATGA
- the LOC113768391 gene encoding transcription factor bHLH68-like isoform X3, with protein sequence MMAGNPNWWSMNSMHPQSHQHQQFPSTTTFHSPAPPPPPLPPQYNLYGGSSSPLSANSLSDHHPNQDFPRSWRQLLLGGLANEQERFVGSPFQNKKLENWEDQTLNPSLRVPVSDVKQEVALSTSVLFGAAADEEFQASTRPSWSQVVQASSPTSCVTSLSSNLLNFSSSKAEGRNQNPENSSECNSSIAGGVSKKPRIQHSTAQPALKVRKEKLGDRITALHQLVSPFGKALSSPYLGNVSGGSGSMGQGHQQQSVVQDRPKDLKSRGLCLVPISCTQHVGSDNGADYWAPALGGGF encoded by the exons TCCTTCCACCACTACTTTTCATTCACctgctcctcctcctcctcctcttcctccACAGTATAATTTGTATGGCGGATCTTCTTCACCTCTTTCTGCCAACTCTTTGTCTGATCATCATCCCAACCAAGACTTCCCACGCTCATGGAGACAACTGCTCTT GGGTGGGTTAGCTAATGAACAAGAAAGGTTTGTTGGCAGTCCTTTTCAAAACAAGAAGTTGGAGAACTGGGAAGACCAGACTTTGAACCCATCTTTAAGAGTTCCTGTTTCTGATGTGAAACAAGAGGTTGCTCTAAGTACTAGCGTACTTTTTGGAGCTGCTGCAGATGAGGAATTTCAAGCTTCTACTAGGCCTTCTTGGTCACAAGTCGTGCAAGCATCTTCTCCGACCTCTTGTGTTACAAGTTTAAGCAGTAACCTATTGAACTTCTCTAGTAGCAAAGCTGAAGGAAGGAATCAAAATCCAGAAAATTCATCTGAG TGCAACAGCTCGATAGCCGGTGGTGTGTCTAAGAAGCCTAGGATTCAACACTCCACAGCCCAACCAGCTCTTAAG GTAAGAAAGGAGAAGCTAGGGGATAGAATAACAGCCCTTCACCAACTTGTTTCCCCATTTGGAAAG GCACTTTCCTCTCCGTACTTGGGTAATGTATCAGGAGGATCAGGGAGCATGGGTCAGGGTCACCAACAACAATCT GTTGTCCAAGATCGGCCTAAGGACTTGAAGAGTAGAGGGTTATGCCTGGTTCCCATATCTTGTACTCAGCACGTCGGAAGTGATAACGGAGCAGATTACTGGGCTCCAGCTCTTGGCGGAGGATTCTAG
- the LOC113768181 gene encoding probable inactive nicotinamidase At3g16190 isoform X1, producing MAETDSKWKKTALLVIDMQNDFILPGGPMLVKGGQAIVPNVIKAVEVARGRGIPIIWVVREHDPLGRDVELFRRHLYSPGKPKPTSKGSFGAELVDGLEIKGDDYKLVKTRFSAFFNTHLHSYLQGAGISNLVITGVQTPNCIRQTVFDAVALDYQSVTVIIDATAAATPEIHVANILDMNNIGVTAPTLAEWAESNT from the exons ATGGCCGAAACTGATAGTAAATGGAAGAAGACTGCTCTTCTGGTCATAGACATGCAG AATGATTTTATCCTCCCAGGAGGTCCAATGCTCGTTAAAGGTGGGCAAGCTATTGTTCCCAACGTCATCAAGGCTGTAGAGGTTGCCAGAGGCCGGGGCATCCCTATAATTTGG GTTGTTCGTGAGCACGACCCTTTAGGGAGAGACGTCGAATTATTCCGTAGGCATTTGTACTCTCCGGGGAAACCAAAACCAACATCTAAGGGCAGTTTTGGAGCAGAATTAGTTGATGGCCTTGAAATTAAGGGAGATGATTATAAGCTGGTGAAGACACGTTTCAGTGCGTTTTTCAATACCCACCTTCATTCATATCTTCAGGGTGCTGGAATTAGTAATTTAGTTATCACCG GTGTCCAAACTCCAAATTGTATCCGGCAAACTGTCTTCGATGCAGTGGCATTGGATTATCAATCTGTAACTGTAATTATTGATGCTACAGCTGCTGCTACACCTGAAATACATGTTG CAAATATACTGGACATGAACAACATTGGAGTCACTGCGCCAACACTCGCAGAATGGGCTGAATCCAATACCTGA
- the LOC113768617 gene encoding protein NRT1/ PTR FAMILY 1.2-like: MEKEMKNHSVISPSESKVEKETGNPSSGIGDENETDMERLTARSRKGGLITIPFIIANEGFEKVASYGLLPNMILYMMNVYHLGFAKANYILFLWSAATNFTPIIGAFLADSYMGRCLTISLGCIISLLGMMLLWLTAMIPGAKPPTCSPPLPCKSATPAQLFFLIASFGLMSIGAGGIRSASMAFGADQLDKRDNAGNQRALESYFGLYYAATTLSVLVALTGIVYIQDHMGWKVGFGVPVILMFLSALIFFLASPIYIKKAATTSLFTGFAQVIVAAYRNRKLALPPPESGYYHHEKGSSYIVPSGKLRFLSKACVLQNPEDVTPSGVASNPWNLCTVQQVEELKALIRAIPIWTTGIMMSINISQSAFPLLQANTMDRHLTSSFEIPAGSFGVFMIITITVWLILYDRVLLPLASKIRGKPVRVGTKLRMGAGLFMTAMAMAVSAIVEHIRRRKAIDQGFLNNPRGLVNMSAMWLVPQNVVAGLAEALNAIGQFEFYYTEFPKSMSSVAASLFGLGMAAGSLLASVLLSAVDKYTKREGKESWVSNNINKGRFDYYYWLLAIMSFINLLYYILCGWLYEPCADQVKKGEVEEKEKELEQRSLRPDSPFRTDATA, translated from the exons ATGGAGAAGGAGATGAAGAATCATTCAGTAATCTCACCATCAGAATCTAAGGTGGAAAAGGAAACCGGGAATCCTTCGAGTGGGATCGGTGATGAAAATGAAACGGACATGGAAAGGCTCACAGCAAGGAGCAGAAAGGGCGGCCTAATCACCATACCGTTTATCATAG CAAATGAGGGATTTGAGAAGGTGGCAAGCTATGGGCTGCTGCCGAATATGATACTGTATATGATGAATGTCTACCATTTGGGATTCGCGAAGGCAAACTACATCCTCTTCCTCTGGTCTGCTGCCACCAACTTCACCCCAATTATTGGAGCTTTTCTTGCTGATTCCTACATGGGACGTTGTCTCACCATTAGCCTCGGTTGCATCATCAGTCTCCTG GGCATGATGCTCCTTTGGTTAACGGCCATGATTCCAGGAGCAAAGCCTCCAACTTGCAGCCCGCCCCTGCCCTGTAAATCAGCCACGCCCGCACAGTTATTTTTCTTGATCGCCTCTTTTGGCCTTATGTCAATTGGTGCAGGTGGGATAAGATCAGCTTCCATGGCTTTTGGAGCTGATCAGCTCGATAAAAGAGATAATGCTGGTAATCAAAGGGCATTAGAAAGCTATTTTGGATTGTACTATGCTGCTACCACATTGTCGGTTTTGGTTGCTCTTACGGGCATTGTTTACATCCAGGATCACATGGGATGGAAAGTAGGCTTTGGAGTTCCTGTGATCCTAATGTTCCTCTCGGCTTTGATCTTCTTCCTTGCTTCTCCAATTTACATTAAAAAGGCAGCTACCACGAGTTTGTTCACTGGATTTGCACAAGTAATTGTAGCTGCATACAGGAATCGGAAACTTGCCCTCCCTCCTCCGGAATCGGGATACTACCATCACGAAAAGGGTTCAAGTTATATCGTCCCATCCGGGAAACTAAG GTTCTTGAGTAAAGCGTGCgttctccaaaatccagaagaTGTTACACCATCTGGAGTTGCTTCAAATCCGTGGAATCTTTGTACAGTGCAGCAAGTGGAGGAACTAAAGGCACTGATTAGAGCTATCCCAATATGGACCACAGGAATAATGATGTCAATTAACATAAGCCAAAGCGCTTTCCCTTTGCTTCAAGCCAATACCATGGACAGACATTTGACTTCCAGCTTCGAAATTCCAGCCGGTTCTTTTGGCGTGTTTATGATCATAACTATAACTGTTTGGCTCATTCTATACGACCGTGTGCTCCTTCCATTGGCATCAAAGATCAGAGGAAAGCCAGTGCGGGTTGGCACAAAATTAAGGATGGGAGCTGGCTTATTCATGACAGCAATGGCCATGGCGGTTTCTGCGATCGTGGAGCATATTCGACGAAGAAAAGCAATCGATCAAGGTTTCTTGAATAATCCTCGAGGATTGGTAAACATGTCAGCTATGTGGCTTGTGCCACAAAATGTTGTTGCTGGCTTAGCAGAGGCTTTGAATGCAATTGGCCAATTTGAATTCTATTATACAGAGTTCCCAAAGAGTATGTCCAGTGTTGCTGCATCTCTATTTGGACTAGGAATGGCTGCGGGAAGCTTGTTGGCTAGCGTTCTCCTCAGTGCTGTGGATAAATACACCAAAAGGGAAGGGAAAGAGAGTTGGGTTTCAAACAATATCAACAAGGGTCGTTTTGATTACTACTACTGGCTTCTTGCTATTATGAGTTTTATCAATTTGCTTTACTATATACTCTGTGGTTGGCTCTATGAACCTTGTGCTGATCAAGTGAAGAAGGGCGAAgttgaagagaaagaaaaggaattggAACAGCGATCACTGAGACCAGATTCACCATTTAGGACTGATGCCACCGCTTGA
- the LOC113768181 gene encoding probable inactive nicotinamidase At3g16190 isoform X3, translated as MAETDSKWKKTALLVIDMQNDFILPGGPMLVKGGQAIVPNVIKAVEVARGRGIPIIWVVREHDPLGRDVELFRRHLYSPGKPKPTSKGSFGAELVDGLEIKGDDYKLVKTRFSVQTPNCIRQTVFDAVALDYQSVTVIIDATAAATPEIHVANILDMNNIGVTAPTLAEWAESNT; from the exons ATGGCCGAAACTGATAGTAAATGGAAGAAGACTGCTCTTCTGGTCATAGACATGCAG AATGATTTTATCCTCCCAGGAGGTCCAATGCTCGTTAAAGGTGGGCAAGCTATTGTTCCCAACGTCATCAAGGCTGTAGAGGTTGCCAGAGGCCGGGGCATCCCTATAATTTGG GTTGTTCGTGAGCACGACCCTTTAGGGAGAGACGTCGAATTATTCCGTAGGCATTTGTACTCTCCGGGGAAACCAAAACCAACATCTAAGGGCAGTTTTGGAGCAGAATTAGTTGATGGCCTTGAAATTAAGGGAGATGATTATAAGCTGGTGAAGACACGTTTCA GTGTCCAAACTCCAAATTGTATCCGGCAAACTGTCTTCGATGCAGTGGCATTGGATTATCAATCTGTAACTGTAATTATTGATGCTACAGCTGCTGCTACACCTGAAATACATGTTG CAAATATACTGGACATGAACAACATTGGAGTCACTGCGCCAACACTCGCAGAATGGGCTGAATCCAATACCTGA
- the LOC113768391 gene encoding transcription factor bHLH68-like isoform X1, protein MMAGNPNWWSMNSMHPQSHQHQQFPSTTTFHSPAPPPPPLPPQYNLYGGSSSPLSANSLSDHHPNQDFPRSWRQLLLGGLANEQERFVGSPFQNKKLENWEDQTLNPSLRVPVSDVKQEVALSTSVLFGAAADEEFQASTRPSWSQVVQASSPTSCVTSLSSNLLNFSSSKAEGRNQNPENSSECNSSIAGGVSKKPRIQHSTAQPALKVRKEKLGDRITALHQLVSPFGKTDTASVLSEAIGYIRFLQAQIEALSSPYLGNVSGGSGSMGQGHQQQSVVQDRPKDLKSRGLCLVPISCTQHVGSDNGADYWAPALGGGF, encoded by the exons TCCTTCCACCACTACTTTTCATTCACctgctcctcctcctcctcctcttcctccACAGTATAATTTGTATGGCGGATCTTCTTCACCTCTTTCTGCCAACTCTTTGTCTGATCATCATCCCAACCAAGACTTCCCACGCTCATGGAGACAACTGCTCTT GGGTGGGTTAGCTAATGAACAAGAAAGGTTTGTTGGCAGTCCTTTTCAAAACAAGAAGTTGGAGAACTGGGAAGACCAGACTTTGAACCCATCTTTAAGAGTTCCTGTTTCTGATGTGAAACAAGAGGTTGCTCTAAGTACTAGCGTACTTTTTGGAGCTGCTGCAGATGAGGAATTTCAAGCTTCTACTAGGCCTTCTTGGTCACAAGTCGTGCAAGCATCTTCTCCGACCTCTTGTGTTACAAGTTTAAGCAGTAACCTATTGAACTTCTCTAGTAGCAAAGCTGAAGGAAGGAATCAAAATCCAGAAAATTCATCTGAG TGCAACAGCTCGATAGCCGGTGGTGTGTCTAAGAAGCCTAGGATTCAACACTCCACAGCCCAACCAGCTCTTAAG GTAAGAAAGGAGAAGCTAGGGGATAGAATAACAGCCCTTCACCAACTTGTTTCCCCATTTGGAAAG ACTGACACTGCTTCTGTCTTATCAGAAGCTATTGGGTATATCAGATTCCTTCAGGCCCAAATTGAG GCACTTTCCTCTCCGTACTTGGGTAATGTATCAGGAGGATCAGGGAGCATGGGTCAGGGTCACCAACAACAATCT GTTGTCCAAGATCGGCCTAAGGACTTGAAGAGTAGAGGGTTATGCCTGGTTCCCATATCTTGTACTCAGCACGTCGGAAGTGATAACGGAGCAGATTACTGGGCTCCAGCTCTTGGCGGAGGATTCTAG